Proteins from a genomic interval of Microbacterium phyllosphaerae:
- a CDS encoding flavin monoamine oxidase family protein: protein MAEITRDVLIVGAGAAGLTAANDLRKAGLSVAVLEARDRVGGRLWTDVIDGAMLELGGQWVSPDQDALKDTIEELGLETYSRYREGDSVYVGPDGQTHRFTGEMFPVSAETEAVIAEITERLDAMVAEIDPDRPWAHANAAEWDSVTWDAWLRAQTDDDEAVRNLAFATGSAMLTKPTHSFSLLQSLLMAASAGSYSNLVDADFILDKRVVGGLQKVPQLLAERLGDDVYLNQPVRSLEWSADGVTATTDELTVRARFAILAHAPVLYSRIAFVPPLPRRQHQMHQHISMGFVIKVHAVYDRPFWREQGLSGTAFSPYELSHEAYDNTNHGDERGTLVGFVSDQNADDLFALTAEERKERILESLSHYYGPEAKNPVVYYESDWGTEEWTRGAYAASFDMGGLHRYGADLRSAVGPIHFACSDLAGAGYQHVDGAIRMGHLVASNIVESSRAAGDTVEAG from the coding sequence ATGGCTGAGATCACTCGTGACGTGCTGATCGTCGGTGCGGGAGCCGCAGGGCTCACGGCGGCGAACGACCTGCGCAAGGCCGGCCTGTCGGTGGCCGTGCTGGAGGCCCGCGACCGCGTCGGCGGGCGTCTGTGGACCGACGTCATCGACGGCGCGATGCTCGAGCTCGGCGGCCAGTGGGTCTCGCCCGATCAGGATGCGCTGAAGGACACGATCGAGGAGCTGGGGCTCGAGACCTACAGCCGCTACCGCGAGGGCGACAGCGTGTACGTCGGCCCCGACGGTCAGACGCACCGCTTCACGGGCGAGATGTTCCCGGTGTCGGCTGAGACCGAGGCGGTCATCGCCGAGATCACCGAGCGACTCGACGCCATGGTCGCCGAGATCGACCCGGATCGCCCCTGGGCGCACGCGAACGCCGCCGAATGGGACTCCGTCACGTGGGACGCCTGGCTGCGGGCTCAGACCGACGACGACGAGGCCGTGCGCAACCTGGCCTTCGCCACGGGATCCGCGATGCTCACCAAGCCCACGCACTCGTTCTCGCTGCTGCAGTCGCTGCTGATGGCGGCATCCGCAGGTTCCTACTCGAACCTCGTCGACGCCGACTTCATCCTCGACAAGCGCGTCGTCGGCGGCCTGCAGAAGGTGCCGCAGCTGCTCGCCGAGCGCCTCGGCGACGACGTCTACCTGAACCAGCCTGTGCGCTCGCTCGAGTGGAGCGCCGACGGCGTGACCGCCACGACCGACGAGCTCACGGTGCGTGCGCGCTTCGCGATCCTCGCCCACGCTCCGGTGCTCTACAGCCGCATCGCCTTCGTGCCGCCGCTGCCGCGTCGCCAGCACCAGATGCACCAGCACATCTCGATGGGCTTCGTCATCAAGGTGCACGCCGTCTACGACCGCCCGTTCTGGCGCGAGCAGGGCCTCAGCGGCACCGCGTTCAGCCCGTACGAGTTGTCGCACGAGGCGTACGACAACACGAACCACGGCGACGAGCGCGGCACGCTGGTGGGCTTCGTCAGCGACCAGAACGCCGACGATCTCTTCGCGCTCACGGCTGAGGAGCGCAAGGAGCGGATCCTCGAGTCGTTGTCGCACTACTACGGCCCCGAGGCCAAGAACCCGGTCGTCTACTACGAGAGCGACTGGGGCACCGAGGAGTGGACCCGCGGTGCGTACGCCGCGAGCTTCGACATGGGCGGCCTGCACCGCTACGGTGCTGACCTTCGCTCGGCCGTCGGACCGATCCACTTCGCGTGCAGCGACCTCGCCGGCGCCGGCTACCAGCACGTCGACGGCGCGATCCGCATGGGGCACCTCGTCGCGTCGAACATCGTCGAGTCGAGCCGCGCAGCGGGCGACACGGTCGAGGCCGGCTGA
- a CDS encoding amino acid permease, whose protein sequence is MSTEPESQWDRPVSPETSAGFAGANPRTKKLRSRHVTMITLGGIIGASLFVGSGNVIRAVGPAAVLSYLIGGLLVFLAMRMLGEMAASRPAIGSFMEYARVGLGNWAAYLVGWLYWYFWVGVLAYEAVLGGETMASWFPVVPSWAWSLILIGIFVGTNVISVRTFGEVEFWLASIKVLAIVVFLGAGLLFAFGLWPNSEVSVSNLWEHGGFAPNGYGVAFTGVALVIFSYFGTEIAVMASAESENPAKGIRQATSTIIWRILLFFVGSVLIIVTVVPWDELPVPTDVANAPFTYALEQFGIPGASIIMQLVIFTAVISVLNSGLYSASRMFSALAEQGFAPKIMTKKSKSGVPVMALLASTIGGLIATLVNFFTPGSGIFDFIMNSAGLVALFVYVFIALTQWRLRQKMTPEEVANLKLKMWLHPWLNILLIACIAAVLVVMLTTEGGRTQVWTSLIATGVLVLFWPFVRRNLKKRNAAQAPETSGSDAVAT, encoded by the coding sequence ATGTCGACCGAACCGGAATCGCAGTGGGATCGGCCCGTCTCTCCTGAGACGTCGGCCGGTTTCGCCGGCGCGAACCCGCGCACGAAGAAACTGCGGTCCCGTCACGTCACGATGATCACGCTCGGCGGGATCATCGGCGCGAGCCTCTTCGTCGGATCCGGCAACGTGATCCGCGCCGTCGGACCCGCCGCCGTGCTGTCGTACCTCATCGGCGGTCTGCTGGTGTTCCTCGCCATGCGCATGCTCGGCGAGATGGCGGCCTCGCGTCCGGCCATCGGATCGTTCATGGAGTACGCCAGGGTCGGCCTCGGCAACTGGGCCGCCTACCTCGTGGGCTGGCTGTACTGGTACTTCTGGGTCGGCGTGCTCGCCTACGAGGCGGTGCTCGGCGGCGAGACCATGGCCAGCTGGTTCCCGGTGGTGCCGTCGTGGGCCTGGTCGCTGATCCTGATCGGGATCTTCGTCGGGACGAACGTCATCTCGGTGCGCACGTTCGGCGAGGTCGAGTTCTGGCTCGCCAGCATCAAGGTGCTCGCGATCGTCGTGTTCCTCGGTGCCGGTCTGCTCTTCGCCTTCGGACTGTGGCCGAACTCCGAGGTCTCGGTCTCGAACCTGTGGGAGCACGGCGGTTTCGCCCCGAACGGCTACGGCGTCGCGTTCACCGGCGTCGCGCTGGTGATCTTCTCGTACTTCGGCACGGAGATCGCGGTGATGGCCTCCGCCGAGTCCGAGAACCCGGCCAAGGGCATCCGCCAGGCCACGAGCACGATCATCTGGCGCATCCTGCTGTTCTTCGTCGGCTCGGTGCTCATCATCGTCACCGTCGTGCCGTGGGACGAGCTCCCCGTGCCGACCGACGTCGCGAACGCGCCGTTCACGTACGCGCTCGAGCAGTTCGGCATCCCCGGCGCGAGCATCATCATGCAGCTCGTCATCTTCACCGCGGTCATCTCGGTGCTGAACTCCGGCCTGTACTCCGCGTCGCGCATGTTCTCGGCGCTGGCTGAGCAGGGCTTCGCGCCGAAGATCATGACGAAGAAGTCGAAGAGCGGCGTACCTGTCATGGCGCTGCTCGCCTCGACCATCGGCGGCCTCATCGCCACCCTCGTCAACTTCTTCACGCCCGGCTCCGGCATCTTCGACTTCATCATGAACTCGGCGGGTCTCGTCGCGCTGTTCGTCTATGTCTTCATCGCGCTGACCCAGTGGCGGCTGCGTCAGAAGATGACGCCGGAGGAGGTCGCGAACCTCAAGCTCAAGATGTGGCTCCACCCGTGGCTCAACATCCTGCTGATCGCCTGCATCGCCGCGGTGCTCGTGGTGATGCTCACGACCGAGGGCGGACGCACCCAGGTCTGGACGAGCCTCATCGCCACCGGCGTGCTCGTGCTCTTCTGGCCGTTCGTGCGCCGCAATCTGAAGAAGCGCAACGCCGCACAGGCGCCTGAGACATCGGGAAGCGACGCCGTCGCGACCTGA
- the gabT gene encoding 4-aminobutyrate--2-oxoglutarate transaminase — MALLDNAAVAVPLGGPELPQERRLVTDLPGPRSAEILARKADAVAAGVGHTVPVAAVAAGGGVVVDADGNSLIDLGSGIAVTTVGNAHPKVAAAVAAQAAQFTHTCFMISPYESYIGVAEALNRLTPGDFAKKSALFNSGAEAVENAIKIARKHTGRQAVVAFDHGYHGRTNLTMALTAKSMPYKSGFGPFAPEVYRAPMSYPFRDGLAGPEAASRVILQLEKQIGADNLAAVIIEPIQGEGGFIVPAEGFLPAIASWCRENGVVFIADEVQTGFARTGHMFASEIFGIEPDLITTAKGIAGGLPLAAVTGRAEIMDASHSGGLGGTYGGNPIACAAALAAIDVFENDGVIERAREIGEILTQRLGAMQEKDARIGDIRGYGAMIAAEFIDPETKAPDAALTAAVAKACVAQGVIVLTCGTYGNVIRFLPPLAIGDALLNEGLDVVAAALAAA; from the coding sequence ATGGCACTCCTCGACAACGCAGCTGTTGCAGTTCCCCTCGGCGGACCCGAGCTCCCCCAGGAGCGTCGCCTCGTGACAGACCTTCCCGGCCCGCGGTCGGCGGAGATCCTCGCACGCAAGGCCGACGCGGTGGCAGCCGGAGTCGGACACACGGTTCCCGTCGCGGCCGTCGCCGCCGGTGGAGGAGTGGTCGTCGACGCCGACGGCAACTCGCTCATCGACCTGGGATCCGGCATCGCCGTGACCACGGTCGGCAACGCGCACCCGAAGGTCGCGGCCGCCGTCGCCGCCCAGGCCGCGCAGTTCACCCACACCTGCTTCATGATCTCGCCGTACGAGTCGTACATCGGTGTGGCCGAGGCACTCAACCGCCTCACGCCCGGCGACTTCGCGAAGAAGAGCGCGCTGTTCAACTCCGGCGCCGAGGCCGTCGAGAACGCGATCAAGATCGCCCGCAAGCACACCGGTCGCCAGGCGGTCGTCGCCTTCGACCACGGCTACCACGGCCGCACCAACCTCACCATGGCGCTGACCGCCAAGTCGATGCCCTACAAGAGCGGCTTCGGTCCGTTCGCCCCCGAGGTGTACCGCGCTCCGATGTCCTACCCGTTCCGCGACGGACTCGCCGGCCCCGAGGCGGCATCCCGCGTCATCCTCCAGCTCGAGAAGCAGATCGGCGCCGACAACCTCGCCGCCGTGATCATCGAGCCCATCCAGGGTGAGGGCGGCTTCATCGTCCCCGCCGAGGGCTTCCTGCCGGCGATCGCCTCGTGGTGCCGCGAGAACGGCGTCGTCTTCATCGCCGACGAGGTGCAGACGGGCTTCGCCCGCACCGGCCACATGTTCGCGAGCGAGATCTTCGGCATCGAGCCCGACCTGATCACCACGGCCAAGGGCATCGCGGGCGGCCTGCCGCTCGCCGCCGTCACCGGCCGCGCAGAGATCATGGACGCCTCGCACTCGGGCGGCCTCGGCGGCACCTACGGCGGCAACCCGATCGCCTGCGCGGCAGCCCTCGCGGCGATCGACGTCTTCGAGAACGACGGCGTGATCGAGCGTGCACGCGAGATCGGAGAGATCCTCACGCAGCGCCTCGGCGCGATGCAGGAGAAGGATGCCCGCATCGGCGACATCCGCGGATACGGCGCGATGATCGCGGCCGAGTTCATCGACCCCGAGACCAAGGCGCCGGATGCCGCGCTCACCGCAGCCGTCGCCAAGGCGTGCGTCGCCCAGGGCGTCATCGTCCTCACCTGCGGCACGTACGGCAACGTCATCCGCTTCCTGCCGCCGCTCGCGATCGGCGACGCCCTTCTGAACGAGGGCCTCGACGTCGTCGCGGCAGCGCTCGCTGCGGCCTGA
- a CDS encoding PucR family transcriptional regulator codes for MDAAEQPTLRALLSRRDLGLGLISTEGDLPPGALDHPLRWVHSSDLADPTPFLAEDLALLTTGTQFDAGTDFDVYVGRLSDRGVLGLGFGTDVHRAGIPDELVTECARRGIPLFEVPYRTPFIAVARAHSEAIAAQAYARRSWALDTQRALALAALRPHGLDATVAELGRRLGVWVGMYDASGALQLSHPRTSMSAGRLASLGERATEVLTRGLEAGQSLTIDEQTFMLFTVGRGGQLRGVIALAVDALDPEARTVVTSVIAMAGLALEQSDQLARSRRRLNSQLLSSLLDDDPTLARRVLGSMPAAPVVVAIAADAPAGPLSDWWERRRSEHGTASFLAESPEGVVVCLSMADESLLDEIATRFGIRIGASGSESYDAFSRAHAQALAALRQQSDAGVFHFADAAGSSILSALATDEARLVAESRLAPLRDHDARSGSDLEGSLRVWLEHDAKAEPAAAALGVHRHTLRSRIAQAGALLASDLSSFPARAELWTLLQTARD; via the coding sequence ATGGATGCCGCCGAGCAGCCCACGCTGCGAGCCCTGCTCAGCCGTCGCGACCTCGGCCTGGGTCTCATCTCGACGGAGGGCGACCTTCCACCCGGTGCGCTCGATCACCCCCTGCGCTGGGTGCACAGCTCCGACCTCGCCGACCCGACTCCGTTCCTCGCCGAAGACCTCGCGCTGCTCACCACCGGCACCCAGTTCGACGCCGGCACCGACTTCGACGTCTACGTCGGACGCCTCTCCGACCGCGGAGTGCTCGGTCTCGGATTCGGCACGGACGTGCATCGGGCAGGCATCCCCGATGAGCTCGTCACCGAATGCGCCCGCCGCGGGATCCCCCTGTTCGAGGTCCCCTATCGCACGCCGTTCATCGCCGTCGCCCGCGCACACTCCGAGGCGATCGCCGCTCAGGCGTACGCCCGCCGATCGTGGGCGCTCGACACGCAGCGGGCACTGGCACTCGCCGCGCTCCGCCCGCACGGCCTGGATGCGACCGTCGCCGAACTCGGCCGACGCCTCGGCGTCTGGGTCGGCATGTACGACGCCTCCGGCGCTCTGCAGCTGTCGCACCCGCGAACGTCTATGTCCGCGGGTCGGCTGGCTTCGCTCGGCGAGCGGGCCACCGAGGTCCTCACCCGCGGGCTCGAGGCCGGCCAGTCGCTCACGATCGACGAGCAGACGTTCATGCTCTTCACGGTCGGCCGCGGTGGACAGCTGCGCGGCGTGATCGCGCTCGCGGTCGATGCGCTCGACCCCGAAGCGCGCACGGTCGTCACCTCGGTGATCGCGATGGCGGGGCTCGCCCTCGAGCAGAGCGACCAGCTGGCCCGCAGCCGACGCCGCCTCAACTCCCAACTGCTGAGCTCCCTGCTCGACGATGATCCGACTCTCGCCAGGAGAGTGCTCGGCAGCATGCCCGCCGCGCCCGTCGTGGTGGCGATCGCGGCCGACGCCCCCGCCGGCCCTCTGAGCGACTGGTGGGAGCGGCGACGCTCGGAGCACGGCACCGCGAGCTTCCTCGCGGAGTCGCCGGAGGGCGTCGTCGTCTGCCTGTCGATGGCCGACGAGTCGCTGCTCGACGAGATCGCCACCCGCTTCGGCATCCGCATCGGGGCGTCCGGGTCGGAGTCGTACGACGCGTTCTCCCGAGCGCACGCACAGGCGCTCGCTGCGCTGCGCCAGCAGTCGGATGCCGGGGTGTTCCACTTCGCGGATGCGGCAGGGTCCAGCATCCTCAGCGCACTGGCGACCGACGAGGCGCGGTTGGTCGCCGAATCCCGTCTCGCCCCACTGCGAGATCACGACGCGCGATCGGGCAGCGACCTCGAAGGCTCACTGCGCGTCTGGCTCGAGCACGACGCAAAAGCCGAACCGGCGGCCGCAGCCCTCGGCGTGCATCGCCACACGCTCCGATCGCGCATCGCGCAGGCCGGTGCGCTGCTCGCATCCGACCTCTCATCGTTCCCCGCCCGCGCCGAGCTGTGGACGCTGCTGCAGACCGCGCGGGACTGA
- a CDS encoding TetR/AcrR family transcriptional regulator, translating into MSTDEQQGTPARRPRGPYATGQARRQAIVDEALAVFSRTGFRGGSLREIAKRVGVTPTGLLHHFADKEELFAEVIHQRDEKVREAAGDPAEHTLIEQAKRVVAHNRTSRGLTSLYAIVSAEATDPGHPSHSDFAARYRDRAAEAEEILRSGQLDGEVRDDIDPALAARLISAVMDGIQLQWLLDDSVDMVALFEEFVGRYLHPAEGTDG; encoded by the coding sequence ATGAGCACGGATGAGCAGCAGGGAACGCCGGCGCGCAGGCCCCGAGGCCCCTATGCCACGGGGCAGGCGCGCCGGCAGGCGATCGTCGACGAAGCGCTCGCGGTCTTCTCGCGCACGGGATTCCGCGGAGGATCCCTGCGGGAGATCGCGAAGCGCGTGGGCGTGACGCCCACCGGCCTGCTCCACCACTTCGCCGACAAGGAGGAGCTGTTCGCCGAGGTGATCCACCAGCGCGACGAGAAGGTGCGAGAGGCGGCAGGGGATCCCGCGGAGCACACGCTGATCGAGCAGGCGAAGCGGGTCGTCGCCCACAACCGGACGTCGAGAGGGCTGACGTCGCTGTACGCGATCGTCTCGGCTGAAGCGACGGATCCCGGCCACCCGTCGCACTCCGACTTCGCCGCCCGGTACCGCGACCGCGCCGCCGAGGCCGAGGAGATCCTCCGCAGCGGCCAGCTCGACGGAGAGGTGCGCGACGACATCGACCCCGCGCTCGCGGCGCGCCTGATCAGCGCGGTCATGGACGGCATCCAGTTGCAGTGGCTGCTGGACGATTCCGTCGACATGGTGGCCCTGTTCGAGGAGTTCGTCGGACGGTACCTGCATCCCGCCGAGGGGACGGACGGCTGA